In the Gossypium raimondii isolate GPD5lz chromosome 9, ASM2569854v1, whole genome shotgun sequence genome, one interval contains:
- the LOC105798919 gene encoding sister chromatid cohesion protein PDS5 homolog A isoform X3 yields the protein MLDLECDDLVNEMFSTFFAVVRDDHPESVLASMLTIMVVVLEESEDVRDDLLLIILSALGRKRSDVTPAARRLAMNVIEQCSGKLGAGIKQFLISLMSGDNHLVNSEFDYHEVIYDVYCCAPQILSGVVPYLTGELLTDQLDTRLRAVRLVGDLFSLPGSTICEAFRPIFSEFLKRLTDRVVDVRMSVLEHVKNCLLSNPSRSEAAEIISALCDRLLDYDENVRKQVVAVISDVACHSLASVPVETIKLVAERLRDKSLLVKKFTLERLAEIFKVYCTSCTDGSITTNEYDWIPGKIFRCFYDKDFRSDTIESILCGFLFPTGFSTKDKVKCWIRVFSGFDKIEVKALERMLEQKQRLQQEMQRYLSLRQMHQDTDSPDLQKKVLFGFRIMSRCFSDPVKAEESFQILDQLKDANIWRILVNLLDPNTSFHQASSGRDDLLKILGEKHRLYDFLSTLSLKCSYLLFNKEHVKEIFLEATVQKSTGNIQYTHSCMNILVILARFSPLLLGGAEEELVKFLKDDNEIIKEGILHVLAKAGGTIREQLAMSSRSIDLILERLCLEGSRRQAKYAVHALAAITKDDGLKSLSVLYKRLVDMLEEKTHLPAVLQSLGCIAQIAMPVFETRESDIEEFIKSKILRCSNKADTSAKECWDDKSELCLLKVFGLKTLVKSYLPVKDAHLRLGISNLLELLRNILSFGEISKEIESSSVDKAHLRLAAAKAVLRLSRYWDHKIPLDVFQLTLRTPEMISFPQAGKLFLRKVHQYIKDRLLDAKYACAFLFNITGSKLLDEEEKQNLADIFQMYQQAKARLVSVQSDSNSSTAYPEYILPYLVYVLAHHSCPKTDECKDVKAFELIYRQLFVAISMLVNRDEDTKSEVGVNKEKQSISVIFSIFKSIKCSEDNVDATKSENSHAICDLGLSIMKRLAYKEEDLQGLMQSVSLPSLLYKPYERKEGEGSQAGERRTWLADETVLSHFESLKLESDGMVQQEISEGEALKDSEIEGNDMPLRKMIKLLKSKGAEDGKAKRKKSLLAEAKDAKNDTDILKLAREINLSSREMSSKFESSNGHNHSPTKKEKLGQEHQKGKKRKTSGAASVQVPKHSRSLSAYTAFKISKSVTKVPSRDSGDDWHEAKDASFQSTEMDMDKIHDSKDQLRTQKTFNKNNGSDYLVSCIRKKRSISSKGEGKGYDWGHSDVSDEDDDENLEKSAAGSRVKSKRSIAGLAKCTTKEDGIDIADLIGYRIKVWWPMDKKFYEGTVKSYDPIKRKHVVLYDDGDVEVLRLERERWELVNAGCKSVKKAKSPKGSKGPLKERSPGQKSKSLGGSRQNKSSVKMVQRKRTPKRNLKHTQKSTLKSNADDEEAADLSKSTAALKNDKMNSDQSEGEDTEMVDENLTDREESDKEVGSVSQERCSEDTKGSPNHSEEANEVKSDADSYLSEEADSISKNAEKEDEEEKAANELASEVSRERDPTASKATEREVKETEESDQIETKSRVSKKSSKGLMSFSVDVDSGISDDEPLCKWKRKVGKSSSKKPVQ from the exons ATGCTGGATCTTGAGTGTGATGATCTGGTGAATGAAATGTTCAGTACATTTTTTGCTGTTGTCAG AGATGACCATCCTGAAAGTGTTTTAGCATCCATGCTAACAATCATGGTCGTCGTTTTAGAAGAGAGCGAAGATGTTCGAGATGatcttttacttattatatTGTCTGCTTTAGGTCGCAAGAGAAGT GATGTTACTCCAGCTGCAAGGAGACTTGCTATGAATGTCATAGAGCAGTGCTCAGGAAAACTTGGAGCTGGCATAAAACAATTTCTTATATCATTGATGTCCGGAGATAATCATTTAGTAAATAGTGAATTTGACTACCATGAAGTTATCTATGATGTTTATTGTTGTGCTCCTCAGATACTATCAGGAGTCGTCCCATACCTTACTGGAGAGCTTTTG ACTGATCAATTAGACACTCGTTTGAGAGCTGTGAGATTGGTTGGGGACCTCTTTTCTCTGCCAGGCTCTACTATATGTGAAGCATTTCGGCcaatattttcagaatttttgaaaaggttGACTGATCGAGTTGTTGATGTTCGAATGTCTGTACTTGAACATGTTAAGAACTGTCTGTTGTCGAATCCCTCCAGATCCGAGGCTGCTGAAATTATCT CTGCCCTCTGTGATCGGCTGTTAGACTACGATGAAAATGTTCGAAAGCAAGTTGTGGCTGTAATATCTGATGTTGCTTGTCATTCTCTTGCTTCTGTTCCTGTTGAGACTATAAAACTTGTTGCAGAGCGTCTTCGAGACAAATCT CTGcttgttaaaaaatttactttggAAAGGCTGGCTGAGATATTCAAAGTTTATTGTACTAGCTGCACTGATGGCTCAATCACTACAAATGAATATGATTGGATACCTGGGAAGATTTTTAGGTGTTTCTATGACAAGGATTTTAG GTCAGATACGATCGAGTCTATTTTATGTGGGTTTCTCTTTCCAACTGGGTTCTCAACCAAAGATAAAGTTAAATGTTGGATACGAGTTTTCTCAGGATTCGACAAAATTGAGGTGAAAGCACTTGAGAGGATGCTGGAGCAGAAGCAGAG GTTACAGCAAGAGATGCAGAGGTATCTCTCTCTAAGGCAGATGCATCAG GATACTGATTCTCCTGATTTACAGAAGAAAGTTTTGTTTGGCTTCCGAATCATGTCACGCTGTTTTTCTGATCCCGTGAAGGCTGAAGAGAGTTTTCAGATTCTTGATCAGTTGAAAGATGCTAACATATGGAGGATTTTAGTGAATCTACTCGATCCAAATACCAGCTTCCACCAAGCTTCTAGTGGTCGG GATGATTTGCTTAAAATACTTGGTGAGAAGCATCGTCTCTACGATTTCCTAAGTACTCTCTCTCTGAAGTGTTCGTATCTACTTTTTAACAAGGAGCATGTTAAAGAAATCTTTCTGGAGGCTACCGTACAGAAGTCTACTGGAAATATACAATACACTCATTCTTGCATGAATATACTTGTG ATTCTGGCTCGCTTTAGTCCATTGCTTCTGGGTGGAGCTGAAGAagaattggttaaatttttgaaagatgacaatgaaataataaaagaaggcattttgcatgttttggctAAGGCTGGTGGTACCATTCGAGAACAACTTGCGATGTCATCAAG GTCAATTGATCTTATATTGGAGAGACTCTGTTTAGAAGGAAGTCGAAGACAAGCGAAGTATGCAGTGCATGCACTAGCAGCAATAACTAAGGATGATGGGCTCAAGTCCCTCTCTGTGCTATATAAG AGGCTTGTGGACATGCTGGAGGAAAAAACGCATTTGCCAGCTGTGCTACAGTCTTTGGGATGTATAGCTCAGATTGCGATGcctgtttttgaaactagagaGAGTGATATTGAAGAATTTATTAAAAGCAAAATTCTGAGATGCAGTAAT AAAGCAGATACCAGTGCAAAAGAATGTTGGGATGACAAAAGCGAACTTTGTCTGTTGAAG GTATTTGGGTTAAAGACATTGGTCAAAAGCTATTTGCCTGTTAAAGATGCTCATCTTCGTCTGGGTATCTCTAATCTTCTAGAACTCCTTAGAAACATACTTTCTTTCGGTGAAATATCAAAAGAGATAGAATCAAG TTCAGTTGATAAGGCCCATTTACGGCTTGCTGCGGCCAAGGCAGTTCTTCGTCTGTCACGGTACTGGGATCATAAGATTCCTCTTGATGTCTTCCAGTTAACCTTGAGGACCCCTGAG ATGATCTCTTTCCCTCAGGCTGGGAAACTGTTCCTCAGAAAAGTTCATCAATATATAAAGGATCGGCTCTTGGATGCAAAATATGCTTGTGCTTTCTTATTTAACATAACTGGATCCAAATTGCTTGACGAGGAG GAAAAACAGAATTTAGCCGACATCTTTCAAATGTATCAGCAGGCTAAAGCACGTCTGGTTTCTGTACAATCTGATTCAAATTCCTCAACGGCATATCCAGAATACATCCTGCCTTATTTGGTCTATGTTCTTGCTCATCATTCATGTCCCAAGACAGATGAATGCAAGGATGTTAAAGCATTTGAGCTAATATACCG GCAGTTGTTTGTGGCTATTTCTATGTTGGTGAATAGAGATGAAGATACAAAGTCAGAAGTCGGAGTCAACAAGGAGAAGCAGAGCATTTCTGTgatattttctatctttaagaGTATCAAGTGTTCTGAAGACAATGTTGATGCAACAAAATCAGAG AATTCACATGCTATCTGTGACCTTGGACTTTCCATCATGAAACGCCTGGCTTATAAGGAGGAGGATTTGCAAGGGCTTATGCAGTCTGTTTCTCTGCCTTCTCTCTTGTACAAACCatatgaaagaaaagaaggtGAAGGTTCACAG GCTGGTGAAAGGAGGACATGGTTAGCTGATGAGACTGTCCTATCTCACTTTGAATCTCTAAAGTTGGAATCTGATGGAATG GTTCAGCAAGAGATTTCTGAGGGTGAGGCTCTGAAAGACAGTGAAATAGAAGGGAATGACATGCCTCTTAGAAAAATGATTAAGCTACTAAAATCTAAAGGAGCCGAGGATGGAAaggcaaaaaggaaaaaatctcTCTTAGCAGAAGCAAAAGATGCTAAAAATGATactgatattttgaaattggcAAGGGAAATAAATTTGAGCAGTCGAGAAATGTCCAGTAAGTTTGAATCAAGCAACGGTCATAATCATTCTCCTaccaagaaagaaaaattgggGCAGGAGCATCAGAAAggtaaaaagagaaaaaccaGTGGTGCAGCTTCTGTCCAAGTGCCTAAACACAGTAGGTCATTGTCTGCTTATACtgctttcaaaatttcaaaaagtgttACTAAGGTCCCTTCAAGAGATTCAGGAGATGACTGGCATGAAGCTAAAGATGCCTCATTTCAATCTACTGAAATGGACATGGACAAAATTCACGACTCAAAAGATCAACTGCGTACacaaaaaacatttaataaGAACAATGGGTCAGATTATTTGGTGTCATGTATTCGGAAGAAAAGAAGCATCTCCTCGAAAGGTGAAGGCAAAGGCTATGATTGGGGTCATAGTGATGTGTcagatgaagatgatgatgaaaatCTGGAG AAGTCTGCAGCTGGATCTAGAGTCAAGTCTAAGAGGAGCATTGCAGGATTAGCAAAG TGCACAACAAAGGAAGATGGAATTGATATTGCAGACTTGATTGGTTACAGAATAAAAGTATGGTGGCCCATGGATAAGAA GTTTTATGAAGGTACCGTCAAGTCTTATGACCCTATAAAAAGGAAGCATGTC GTATTATACGATGATGGAGATGTGGAAGTACTCCGTTTGGAAAGAGAGCGCTGGGAGCTTGTTAATGCAGGCTGCAAGTCTGTAAAG AAGGCAAAGTCACCAAAAGGCAGCAAGGGCCCTTTGAAGGAAAG GTCTCCTGGGCAGAAAAGTAAGAGTTTAGGTGGTTCACGTCAGAATAAGAGTTCAGTAAAGAT GGTTCAGAGGAAAAGAACTCCAAAGAGAAACTTGAAGCATACTCAAAAGAGCACATTGAAAAGCAATGCTGATGATGAAGAGGCAGCTGACCTGTCAAAATCCACTGCTGCTCTTAAGAATGATAAGATGAACTCAG ATCAATCGGAAGGAGAGGACACTGAAATGGTGGATGAGAACCTAACAGATAGGGAAGAATCTGATAAAGAAGTGGGTTCAGTTTCCCAGGAGAGGTGTTCAGAGGATACAAAGGGAAGCCCAAACCATAGTGAGGAGGCAAATGAAGTAAAATCTGATGCTGATAGCTATCTTTCTGAAGAGGCAGATAGCATTTCGAAAAATGCTGAAAAGgaggatgaagaagagaaagCAGCTAATGAATTAGCAAGTGAAGTCTCAAGAGAAAGAGATCCTACTGCTAGTaaagcaactgaacgtgaagtCAAAGAGACTGAAGAAAGTGACCAAATTGAGACCAAATCTCGAGTTTCAAAGAAATCCTCGAAAGGATTGATGTCATTTTCAGTAGATGTGGATTCTGGGATTTCTGATGATGAGCCCCTT TGTAAGTGGAAGCGTAAAGTTGGGAAATCAAGTTCTAAGAAGCCAGTGCAGTAG